A genomic segment from Actinomycetes bacterium encodes:
- a CDS encoding PucR family transcriptional regulator encodes MAASLTVDDLLRSTALQLELLAGSSGLSRRIAWAHVSELEDPTPWLLGADLVMTTGMAVPKAAAGQRAYLKRLDDAGVSALAVSDQLFTPALHRSFLDDADRRGFPVLRVPLPVPFIAIAQEVAAAVQSDMHRRLTAQLHVFGALQTLASEDLTLEQLFSRLEALSGYALYVSSPSGRALLPGVPAPPPDLIHLLPESYDSPPTVPDGYVLPVLAPGGPAGFLLAIERPDAVPSGLAVVQHVATIAALQLSIQRHERETLRREGAETLAELLQGVLDPATAQRRLARIGHPPGSSLRLAVVRPVERGPVDDQAVLRAFSAEEVPALVLRQQRDLVVLLPADVEVSPTLAHAAVGVSRPFGSGEPLTVPRREASWAVARAVDAGGGVVVFGQDAAGRWLTEDAAGLRGLVDAVLGPVLEYDAAHGGQILPSVRTWLEHDRRTTEAAGALHVHANTLGYRLHRFEVLTGRSLQNTADLAEVWLAVHAVAHAR; translated from the coding sequence ATGGCTGCGTCGCTGACCGTCGACGACCTGCTGCGATCCACCGCGTTGCAGCTGGAGCTCCTGGCCGGCTCCTCCGGGCTGAGCCGCCGGATCGCCTGGGCGCACGTCTCCGAGCTCGAGGACCCCACGCCGTGGCTGCTGGGCGCCGACCTGGTGATGACCACGGGCATGGCGGTACCCAAAGCGGCCGCGGGGCAGCGGGCGTACCTGAAGCGTCTCGACGACGCCGGAGTCAGCGCCCTGGCCGTCTCCGACCAGCTCTTCACTCCCGCGCTACACCGCTCGTTCCTCGACGACGCGGACCGCAGGGGCTTCCCCGTGCTTCGCGTGCCGCTCCCGGTGCCGTTCATCGCCATCGCACAGGAGGTCGCGGCCGCGGTGCAAAGCGACATGCACCGGCGGCTGACGGCCCAGCTGCACGTCTTCGGTGCGCTGCAGACGCTGGCGTCCGAGGACCTCACCCTCGAGCAGCTGTTCTCCCGGCTGGAGGCGCTGTCGGGCTACGCGCTGTACGTCTCCAGCCCCTCCGGCCGTGCCCTGCTCCCGGGAGTGCCCGCCCCGCCGCCGGACCTCATCCACCTGCTTCCCGAGTCCTATGACTCCCCGCCCACGGTTCCCGATGGCTACGTCCTGCCGGTGCTGGCCCCCGGCGGCCCCGCCGGATTCCTGCTCGCGATCGAACGCCCCGACGCGGTGCCGTCCGGACTCGCGGTGGTCCAGCACGTCGCGACGATCGCCGCGCTCCAGCTGTCCATCCAGCGCCACGAGCGGGAGACGCTGCGGCGCGAGGGGGCTGAGACCCTGGCCGAGCTGCTGCAAGGCGTCCTCGACCCGGCGACGGCGCAGCGCCGGCTCGCGCGCATCGGCCACCCGCCCGGGTCCTCGCTGCGCCTCGCCGTGGTGCGCCCGGTGGAGCGAGGCCCGGTCGACGACCAGGCGGTGCTGCGGGCGTTCTCCGCGGAGGAGGTCCCCGCTCTGGTCCTGCGCCAGCAGCGTGACCTCGTGGTCCTCCTGCCCGCCGACGTCGAGGTCTCGCCGACGCTCGCCCACGCCGCCGTGGGCGTGAGCCGTCCCTTCGGGTCGGGCGAGCCGCTCACGGTGCCTCGCCGGGAGGCATCCTGGGCGGTCGCCCGGGCGGTCGATGCGGGGGGTGGCGTCGTCGTCTTCGGACAAGACGCCGCGGGACGCTGGCTCACCGAGGACGCCGCAGGGCTGCGCGGGCTGGTCGACGCGGTGCTCGGTCCGGTGCTCGAGTACGACGCCGCGCACGGCGGGCAGATCCTGCCCTCGGTGCGCACCTGGCTCGAGCACGACCGGAGGACCACGGAGGCGGCAGGCGCCCTGCACGTGCACGCCAACACGCTCGGCTACCGGCTGCACCGCTTCGAAGTGCTCACTGGCCGTTCACTGCAGAACACCGCCGATCTCGCGGAGGTCTGGCTCGCGGTGCACGCCGTCGCCCACGCCCGATGA
- the ligD gene encoding non-homologous end-joining DNA ligase: protein MAAQSEAIEVEVGERDVRITHPDRVYFPATGATKLDLVNYYLSVGDGIVNALRERPCMLHRFPKGVAGEKVHQKRLPSGAPPWVETVRVWFPRFGRTADELCVTELGSVIWAVQMSTVEFHPWNSRRADTEKPDEWRIDLDPMPLCDFATVRRVAHVAHEVLDELGAVGWPKTSGGKGLHVYVRIRPEHGFSDVRRAALAFAREVERRAPDDVTTTWWRKDRDPASLFIDYNQNARDHTIASAYSVRGNEVGTVSTPVLWSELDDVTPRDFTMATVPERYAGVGDLHAGIDDAVFDIAPLLEWAERDEHAGAEPPVGADPE, encoded by the coding sequence GTGGCGGCGCAGTCGGAGGCGATCGAGGTCGAGGTCGGCGAACGCGACGTACGGATCACCCACCCCGACCGGGTGTACTTCCCGGCGACCGGCGCGACCAAGCTCGACCTGGTCAACTACTACCTGTCAGTCGGCGACGGGATCGTCAACGCCCTGCGCGAGCGTCCGTGCATGCTGCACCGCTTCCCCAAGGGCGTCGCCGGGGAGAAGGTGCATCAGAAGCGGCTGCCGTCTGGTGCGCCGCCGTGGGTCGAGACGGTCCGGGTGTGGTTCCCGCGCTTCGGACGTACGGCTGACGAGCTCTGCGTCACCGAGCTCGGCAGCGTCATCTGGGCGGTGCAGATGTCGACGGTGGAGTTCCACCCTTGGAACTCGCGGCGCGCGGACACCGAGAAGCCCGACGAGTGGCGCATCGACCTCGACCCGATGCCGCTGTGCGACTTCGCGACGGTACGCCGGGTCGCGCACGTGGCCCACGAGGTGCTGGACGAGCTCGGCGCCGTCGGGTGGCCGAAGACGAGCGGTGGCAAGGGGTTGCACGTCTACGTGCGGATCCGCCCCGAGCACGGCTTCTCCGACGTACGCCGTGCCGCTCTCGCCTTCGCGCGGGAGGTCGAACGGCGTGCGCCGGACGACGTGACGACGACGTGGTGGCGCAAGGACCGCGATCCCGCATCGCTGTTCATCGACTACAACCAGAACGCCCGCGACCACACGATCGCCAGCGCGTACAGCGTGCGCGGGAACGAGGTCGGCACGGTGTCGACGCCCGTGCTGTGGTCGGAGCTCGACGACGTCACTCCGCGAGACTTCACAATGGCCACCGTGCCGGAGCGCTACGCCGGGGTCGGGGACCTGCACGCCGGGATCGACGACGCGGTCTTCGACATCGCCCCCCTGCTGGAATGGGCCGAGCGTGACGAGCACGCCGGCGCGGAGCCTCCCGTCGGCGCGGACCCGGAGTGA
- a CDS encoding ScyD/ScyE family protein, with product MSRRLTTIVATTALAVGGVLVAAEPAGATSSGVPLGIVKSLDVTNKGLIVFADGGESGVQVKSWDPAHPVNPPVVLVGGLPAGVGTAATNDRKDIWVVYAANDTGESATAWYIPYKGKPRRVLDVAAFQEKFSPDPYDIDDPPNPGESNPYDVEVLPDGSALIADAAGDDVLRVTPSGKAWTVACFPDQLESTKSVPPDIATGLPPKIPAEAVPTGVALDGHGNAYVGTLTGFPFAYGTARVFRVSVDGRNAGCSGNPAHPVNPGPVVASGFTGINDVWVGLDGALYVTELSKYGVWAVEAALGSGDPSGIAGTARVWRVKNTSRIEIAKGKLTLPGAAVLARDGHVYATNTFLFGASLVKIA from the coding sequence ATGAGTCGACGACTGACGACGATCGTGGCCACCACCGCACTGGCGGTCGGTGGCGTACTGGTCGCGGCTGAACCGGCAGGAGCCACGTCGTCCGGAGTCCCGCTGGGCATCGTCAAGAGCCTCGACGTCACCAACAAGGGCCTCATCGTCTTCGCCGACGGCGGCGAGTCGGGCGTGCAGGTCAAGTCCTGGGACCCGGCTCACCCGGTCAACCCGCCCGTCGTCCTGGTCGGTGGACTGCCCGCGGGCGTGGGGACCGCCGCGACGAACGACCGCAAGGACATCTGGGTCGTCTACGCGGCCAACGACACGGGAGAGAGCGCGACGGCCTGGTACATCCCCTACAAGGGCAAGCCGAGGCGGGTCCTGGACGTCGCGGCCTTCCAGGAGAAGTTCAGCCCGGACCCCTACGACATCGACGACCCACCCAACCCGGGTGAGTCCAACCCCTATGACGTCGAGGTGCTGCCCGACGGCAGCGCGTTGATCGCAGACGCGGCGGGCGACGACGTGCTACGGGTCACGCCCAGCGGAAAGGCCTGGACGGTGGCGTGCTTCCCCGACCAGCTGGAGTCCACCAAGAGCGTTCCACCGGACATCGCAACCGGCCTTCCGCCGAAGATCCCGGCTGAGGCGGTGCCCACCGGCGTCGCGCTCGACGGTCACGGCAACGCCTACGTCGGGACGCTCACCGGGTTCCCGTTCGCCTACGGCACCGCGCGGGTGTTCCGGGTCAGCGTCGACGGCAGGAACGCGGGCTGCTCCGGCAATCCCGCTCACCCGGTGAATCCGGGTCCCGTCGTGGCCTCCGGCTTCACCGGGATCAACGACGTCTGGGTGGGGCTCGACGGGGCGCTGTACGTCACCGAGCTGAGCAAGTACGGCGTCTGGGCCGTCGAGGCCGCGCTCGGCAGCGGTGACCCCTCGGGGATCGCCGGAACGGCGCGGGTCTGGCGCGTGAAGAACACCTCCCGCATCGAGATCGCGAAGGGCAAGCTCACGCTCCCGGGCGCCGCTGTCCTGGCCAGGGATGGCCACGTCTACGCGACCAACACGTTCCTGTTCGGCGCGAGTCTGGTCAAGATCGCCTGA
- a CDS encoding DUF1810 domain-containing protein, with protein sequence MADAFGLRRFVDAQEDGGSYDAAVRELTSGRKVSHWMWYVFPQVAGLGRSPTAQYYAVSGLAEARAYLAHPVLGPRLRECARILTSLPGSDPVAVLGPVDALKLRSSMTLFALADPDEPVFHEVLDQYYGGVPDEATTSRV encoded by the coding sequence GTGGCGGACGCGTTCGGGCTGCGCCGGTTCGTCGACGCGCAAGAGGACGGGGGCAGCTACGACGCCGCGGTGCGGGAGCTGACGAGCGGGCGCAAGGTCAGCCACTGGATGTGGTACGTCTTCCCGCAGGTCGCCGGCCTCGGCCGCTCGCCCACCGCCCAGTACTACGCCGTCTCCGGCCTGGCCGAGGCTCGTGCCTACCTCGCACACCCGGTCCTCGGCCCGCGGCTGCGCGAGTGCGCCCGCATCCTGACGTCGCTTCCCGGATCCGATCCCGTCGCCGTCCTCGGGCCGGTCGACGCCCTGAAGCTGAGGTCGTCGATGACGCTGTTCGCCCTCGCCGACCCGGACGAGCCGGTCTTCCACGAGGTCCTCGACCAGTACTACGGCGGGGTCCCCGACGAAGCGACCACCAGCCGGGTCTGA